TGTAGATACAAGAAACTAAGTTGAAAATGACATTGTAACCATCAACAATAACCTGTACTAGACCTTGTAGACTTATACAGTTATTGTCCTTCCAGTTTTGCAATCATGTTGAGTTGGCATGCTTTTGTTGAATATCAGTGAAATAACACTTATGGTTGATGACAAGGTATCACAAACAGTGTCATTTGAATAACAACAAAGGCgtaataactaaactaattagttaaGAGTCAAGACCATAATGCCAGGAAAAAATCAGCTTCAAATGTTTGGAACCTGTATTTCAGTGTTTTCAGTTCTCCATGATGAGTTGTAGCTAGAGTCAGAAAGGAACCAGCTTCAGCAAAAGACTCCAAGAGAGACATCCCCAAAGCAGCTCCTTCGAGTGGATTTGTCCCGGCACCAACCTAATATGAAAAATAAGGCATTGCCATCATATTTTAGTATTTTACAGAGAAAAGACTCAACTATAGATAATGAGAtagtccatgtcatccatgatatttcCATAATGAGTTGGGCTAATGGTGTAATGTGTACTGCGTCCTGAACTACTAACATGTACTGAATACTTTGACAAAAAAAGATGTTACATGTGTTTGATAGTTTCCAGAACTGGGAAACATGCATTCATTTTTAAAACGGCTTGCCGAGTACATGACAGTTTTTGTCAGTTAGAAGAATAGACAAGAATCGGCATCGGCACAAAAACAAATTAGAAACCACAATATCCATAGCCCAACTTTACAATCATACTGCCACTAAGCTAATACACATTAACGAATCAAAATTAATCAAATAGTTATCAAGGCATATGATAAAGTACTCACCTCATCCAAAAGGACCAAGGATTGTGAAGTTGACTGAGCGCGAATGGCCTAATAAAACGAAGGTTCAGATGCTGTACGGATAGTTAAGGATTTACTGCAAGTACGGGACTAATAAGTTAGGATTCAGAACTAATAGAATACTGATTATGATAAACTAAAATATACCCCAATCTGCTTCAGATGCCCAGAGAATGTTGAGAGTGATTGGGTCAAAGATTGCTCATCTCCAATGTCAGCATAAACAGCATCGAACCATGGAATTTTAACTGGTTCAGAAGCTAGAATGTATAGACCTACAGCAGAAGGGCAAACTTATGCAAGTAATGCTGGTTGCTTACTCATTAAGAGTGTGCAATAGTAAGTTGAAAGCAGAAAAATACTCCATATCTTCAATTTTCTGCCAACAAGTCATGTCAGAAAGTGTGTAATTGATAATGCAATCAATGCATACCAAATTTATAAGGATACAGAAAAATCAGTAATGGCATACTCTACGAAAGCTTGAGGGTGTAGCTTATGATCACAATCATAACAGTGAAAGGATCTCAACTTCATTGTTCCAGTTACCTATCTTGGCCATTAACGATGCCAGCCCAACCGTCTTCAAGCTGATTGTTTTTCCCCCAGTATTTGGGCCAGTTATGACCAAAACAGTAGTCTCTTCCGCGATCATAAAATCTACTGGGATCGGATGGTTCCTCTCCAGCTCAGAAACCTGCAAACTGAAACATAAATTATCCAATGAAAGTGCTAATACACATTGTTTACCCCCAAACGAGGACTAACCCTAATTTTCATGAAATCAAGTTCTGAAGCCAGTTGATCTTCCTCTGTGATATCTTGTCCGTATATCCTCCTCCTACGAATCTCCTACAACAGGAAGCAAAATGAGAACTGGATAACTGTAGGTTGATAAAAAAATCCCATCAAGACATATGAATAGATGATGTTTTAGTCTAAAGTATATTAGATGTAAACAAAAAATGTACTCTCACTATCAATGAGTACAAATTTTCTGCATAATGATAGTAGAATAAGGTGGTCCTGGGGAAACTAACCGCTGTGGCACTTGCAACATCCTTTTTTGTACGACGCAAATTTTCCTGGTGCTGCTGGAGCAATAGTGGATGGTATGCATTTGGAATGAACAGTTTCCATGGCCTCTTAGTAAGTTGGGCTGAGGAAGTTGTACTGGCAGGCTCATCTTTAGCCGCATTGACAATTCCATGCTCAATGTTTGGCAAATACAGGTCAGGAAGTGTACCATCGTATGCTATACTGTATCTTGCACGAGCTGTGACCTGCAAAGCAAGTGCGCATACATATTAAGCAAAACAATCTGGGGTAAGCAAGCAACTAAGCATGCATAAAAAAAAACTAAATGCTTATGAAACTGCTGCACTATGTGATTGTAAACACGATAGACAATTTGGGAATAGGGACGATGGGAAATGGTGAGATATCTCATTGAAGGAGGTGTTGTGTAAGTATCGGAACTGTTTAGATGTCTTGTGGCTTCCCTTAATGTTGAATGTTCAGTTGCTGCATAGGTTGTCAGAATGAGTTACTGCGGTGAAAGGTCACTGCAGTCCCGCAGGGAGGAAGGTGATGGCCAGACAAGGCTAGCAGGTGTACGATTAGAGTCGAGCAAATAGAGATACCAGTTGGAAAGGGTTATTTTGCTTGCTCCCACTGTCCTGGCAGCAGGCGCACGCGTATCTCTCGATAGTGAACTGTCTGCAAGGCAACACGCTGGGTGTGTGATATTACTTGCATGAGCTTCGCCAGATACGAGGTCCAGCTGAAGTGGCACTGGACAGCTGAAGGCAAGTATTCTGCAAAACTTGCCTACCTTGCGTTCTTTGAAGAAATGGTTGACCACCCCATGTGGCAGCAATACTGGGAGTTCTGGGCACTGATGAAGATGAAATTCTTCTCCTGGATGGGCGGTAGCGAACCAGTGCTGGACTGCTGATCATTTTGCTCGCCAAGGTTTGCCACTGTGCCCTTTTTGTGATCAAGATGATGAATCCGTCTCCCATCTGCACACAGGTGTGCTTTCTCGTAAGATGTGGTTCAAAGTGCTTAACGAATATGGCGCCGAGGCAATCTGCCCAGTGCCAAATGAGGATTTCTATCATTGGTTCGCGGATGCGACAAGCAGAACAAGGGAGAAGTTGGAAGGGGTCGCTCCCTCGTCATGCTCATTGTTTGGTGGCTGTGCATATGAGAAACGCATGTGTGTTTGATAACATGAGGCCGGTCTCGAGCGACCTTGTGGATCTGATCCTCGACAAGGCTGAGCAGTGGAGAATTACCGGTGCCAAGGAACTGAGGAAGCTACCAGTGCACTCTAGACCCCCAGACTGTGTTGCACCAGTAATCCTCGCAATGCCGGCTGCTCAGGCGTTAGCCTATCCATTTTTGCCTTGCCCTGTACAATTTTGCCATTTTCATTTTTCCCTTTTCAGTTTAGTTTTCAATGTTTTTCTGTgtttcacagttttggccgatgtaTTGCAACTTCTTTGTGTTTCTTCTAATACAAAATGATGCACGTTTAAACATGTGTTCGAGAAAAAAAATCCTAGTCAGAGCTCTTGAGAGTATGAACCCTACAGTGCTAATAGATTATGTCAAATAAAAATATCAGTGACTACTACTTTTCATGGGAAATGGGTAATGAAAAACAACAGCACCTTATCGAGTGTAACTGTTTCCTGCATCAAAATCTGAATATTATCAAGCTCAAGAAGAATCTGCAAATTAAAATTGAAAAATAAGTGTAAGGATAAGAATACAGAAAATAGCCAAATAGCAAAACCAAATCGATCAACCTTTCAAACCTTGTCAGTCAGTTTCGATAAAGCTTCAAGCTCGGCTCTAACCACTAGTGCTCTTGCGCCCTGTAGCTCATCATTTAGTGGAACAGCAACAATTGGTTCTATCATACTTCCAGCATCTGAACCACTACATACATATGAATCTTGATCAATACCAACTGTCAAACAGCCAAATCAAATTCAACACATACGCATATTACTATACATATTGGTCAAAACTATGCTTAAAAAAACATTGGTCAAAACTCGGAAGTTGGGTTAAAATTAAGAGAGAGCCAAGATTTTGGTTCTCCTAGCAGACTCCCTTTTACAGGATGTCGGTACTAACAAAAAAGATGAGTATGCGCCAGATGATATAAAGGTAATCTCATATGTTCGTGATCCAAATCCCAAGCATATACTTTAGTGCTAATACTACAAAGTTTAAAAACTCCCAGCATTATGGAAATTTGTCAGCGCAAAGCAGGCATATAAATAAGATTTTAAACAAAACTATCTCATATAAAGCGAAACCAAATGATGAAACAAAAATCTTCTTTAGCAAAGCACACCTGGAGAGTAGTAATCCATCAAAACTTGAAGACTTATCCCCAGTTATTTTAATGCAGCATCTTCCATTTACAATGCTTACTTCCTAAAGAAAATTAGCAGTTTTGTAATTCACTGCACATAAGTTTCCCTGGCAATGAGTGAGTTGAATGAAACAATACCGACAAGGAAGCTTCATTGTCTGCATTCCGTATCAACTTATCCATAAGCTGGCATAACTGAAAAGGTAACAGCATATAACAATTATCCATCAGCAATATTACCATCAGACAGATGCAGTTTGTAGGTTAAGACTTAAGAGGAACTGAGGAACATAGCCTTTGTTTCCTTTCCAAAGTTTAATGATGGAAAGCAAATCCACTAGATATATTTGGTATTTTATTTATAGATCACATAACTTTCTTCTGCAGTTTATCCTCCAGGTCGAGAACTTAAAGCATGGTGTTTTCAGCAATGTGCAAAtgcttgcatgctatgcttgccatGGTTGCCAGCTTTCATGTGTGTCATGCTTGTGTGACTATATGAATTCAAGGGAAACTTCAACAGTACAGGAGGAGTGAAAATTCACAGCAACGTGTTTGCTGCACACGCATGTAGCTGCCCTTGCTAAGCAAAACAAATCTGCAAAGGCACCTACCCTGCTCTCtagggcctgaacttgatctcgatATCGTCTTAGCTCAGGGCTCTGCAAAAAATAAATAATCATTTTTAGTTAAAAGgaaatatttcaaatggaatatgTAAGTATGATCAGGGATCATAACAGCCTTTCAAAGTGTTTTATTAATGATGGTCAGTATAGATTGCAT
The sequence above is a segment of the Triticum dicoccoides isolate Atlit2015 ecotype Zavitan chromosome 1A, WEW_v2.0, whole genome shotgun sequence genome. Coding sequences within it:
- the LOC119271673 gene encoding endonuclease MutS2-like isoform X2, giving the protein MAVVSLMLFVESLQVTIKAAMKQDEDSYNLLLPLTETILDAVVSKSLVKSIQDVIDDDGSVKDTASPELRRYRDQVQALESRLCQLMDKLIRNADNEASLSEVSIVNGRCCIKITGDKSSSFDGLLLSSGSDAGSMIEPIVAVPLNDELQGARALVVRAELEALSKLTDKILLELDNIQILMQETVTLDKVTARARYSIAYDGTLPDLYLPNIEHGIVNAAKDEPASTTSSAQLTKRPWKLFIPNAYHPLLLQQHQENLRRTKKDVASATAEIRRRRIYGQDITEEDQLASELDFMKIRVSELERNHPIPVDFMIAEETTVLVITGPNTGGKTISLKTVGLASLMAKIGLYILASEPVKIPWFDAVYADIGDEQSLTQSLSTFSGHLKQIGAIRAQSTSQSLVLLDEVGAGTNPLEGAALGMSLLESFAEAGSFLTLATTHHGELKTLKYSNDSFENACVEFDEENLKPTFRILWGIPGRSNAINIAERLGLPLDIIESSRQLLGTAGAEINALIMDMEKFKQEYHEQLQQAQHYLMQSKELHNDLEVAQKSIVDHSTAQRKRKSRVVSEYAVMARSIIHKKFQQYRESAVAQRVLEEEKAAEKAKSEGAKSPEPSSTSALKKTQNTNSITVAEANGKIIDEDGGIPEVGDLVYVPKLKNQATVVKIDSSKNEVQVQAGMMKLKLKLKDVKVQKQKTSR